In the genome of Candidatus Binatia bacterium, one region contains:
- a CDS encoding class I SAM-dependent methyltransferase, whose translation MAAYSRSSPSPRYRELLDLYVRMHAHGAPEQGDRAEDMFAGTSLAPHVGAVRHLVRGTSAHSLLDYGCGKARLYGALAKAFGGAAGTTLQQHWGLDEITLYDPAFPAHNELPTGTFDGVICTDVLEHVPEDDVPWVLAEIFGFATNFVYLNVACYPAKKILPNGENAHCTIQPQEWWLARIADITSKREPLQTALVFTDQVQAAAAKPKGLLGRLFG comes from the coding sequence ATGGCCGCCTACTCCCGTTCGAGCCCCAGCCCCCGCTACCGGGAGCTCCTGGATCTCTACGTCCGAATGCACGCCCACGGGGCACCGGAACAGGGCGACCGGGCCGAGGACATGTTCGCCGGGACGAGCCTAGCGCCCCACGTCGGCGCGGTGAGACACCTCGTGCGTGGCACGAGCGCCCACAGCCTCCTGGATTACGGCTGCGGCAAAGCGCGTCTCTACGGTGCTCTGGCAAAGGCGTTCGGCGGGGCCGCGGGAACCACTTTGCAGCAACATTGGGGCCTCGACGAGATCACCCTCTACGACCCGGCCTTCCCCGCCCACAACGAACTGCCGACCGGCACGTTCGACGGGGTGATCTGCACGGACGTGCTAGAGCACGTCCCCGAGGACGACGTCCCGTGGGTGCTCGCCGAGATCTTCGGCTTCGCTACGAATTTCGTCTACCTGAATGTCGCCTGTTACCCGGCAAAGAAGATCCTCCCCAACGGTGAGAACGCCCACTGCACGATCCAGCCGCAGGAGTGGTGGCTCGCGCGGATCGCCGACATCACCTCGAAGCGCGAGCCGCTTCAGACGGCGCTCGTGTTCACCGACCAGGTCCAGGCGGCCGCCGCGAAGCCCAAGGGACTGCTCGGCAGGCTATTCGGGTAG
- a CDS encoding 2OG-Fe(II) oxygenase, which translates to MALVGYTPVSRFKRLASRSTEMLSFQDLNFDYEPYPIGVVAPVLAAESYRALVDAFPPLGLFGAKEDLGHKYSLSEVNHGDAYHDYVRASPPWLDFYRYVKSPDFIHQTMASLASSGVDLGLADCRVQSRSRFDGSGKALAALPGGASRSLGSAEMSVRRLLTRKAVLGARFEFSILPGDGGHILPHTDAPQKLVTLVISMLGPDEWSDSWGGGTQVLRPKDPAVAFNKMNRYLGFDEVEPVRTLPFRSNQCVVFVKTFNSLHAVPPVGGGAQVLRRTLTINIERLDTQP; encoded by the coding sequence ATGGCCCTGGTAGGTTACACACCGGTGTCGAGGTTTAAACGCCTGGCCTCGCGTTCGACCGAGATGCTGTCCTTCCAAGATCTGAACTTCGACTACGAGCCGTATCCGATCGGCGTCGTTGCGCCCGTGCTCGCGGCGGAGTCTTACCGCGCGCTCGTCGACGCCTTCCCGCCGCTCGGGCTCTTCGGCGCGAAGGAGGATCTCGGCCACAAGTACTCGCTTTCCGAGGTGAACCACGGGGACGCCTATCACGACTACGTCCGCGCGAGTCCGCCCTGGCTGGACTTCTACCGGTATGTGAAGAGCCCCGACTTCATCCACCAGACGATGGCGTCGCTGGCGTCGAGCGGGGTGGACCTCGGGTTGGCTGACTGCCGGGTCCAAAGCCGGAGCCGCTTTGACGGCTCGGGGAAGGCGTTGGCGGCGCTGCCGGGTGGTGCGAGCCGTTCCTTGGGGTCGGCCGAGATGTCAGTCCGACGCCTTCTCACCAGAAAGGCGGTGCTCGGGGCGCGCTTCGAGTTCTCGATCCTGCCGGGCGACGGCGGGCACATCCTGCCGCACACGGATGCCCCCCAGAAGCTCGTCACCCTGGTGATCTCCATGCTGGGCCCGGACGAATGGTCCGACAGCTGGGGTGGGGGGACGCAGGTCCTGCGGCCGAAGGACCCGGCGGTCGCCTTCAACAAGATGAATCGGTACCTAGGCTTCGACGAGGTCGAGCCGGTTCGGACCCTTCCGTTCCGGTCGAATCAGTGCGTGGTTTTCGTGAAGACATTCAACTCGCTGCATGCGGTTCCGCCGGTGGGTGGCGGGGCCCAGGTTCTGCGACGGACGCTTACGATCAACATCGAGCGGCTGGACACCCAGCCGTGA
- a CDS encoding ABC transporter transmembrane domain-containing protein yields the protein MSKPHRPPPASSESYWRLLRYLRPYVWPRFTVAILCMFVFSATAGYLPFLIRDVFDDIFSDQKWAELTWLPAMAIGLFAVRGVATFGYTYLIEWVGQRIIEDLRNDINLRVQRLPISFFNRTPAGTLVSRATSDVTRVNSALTQTTISMLRDSTTLIVVVGAAFALDWVLAIIAFVGFPLAVGPVMKLGQRLRGYAARGQESLDVLASLLQETAQGNRVVKAFGMEEYEKERFGAEADRLFSHAMKATQSRALIQPIMEMLGAVGMGAVIYYGGYSVLSGTRTQGDFLGFMTALVLVYDPFKGLAKATAEVQRGMASAERVFAILDEPVEIEEVAGAPALAPLAEEIRLEGVRFRYPPRVGGTEAAAEIEGRPERPHGAYAIDGIDLVLPRGEALALVGPSGGGKSTLADLIPRFQDPTEGRVAIDGVDLRDVEIASLRSQIGIVTQMTFLFNDTVRANIAYGLTDPDESAVEAAARAAHAHEFICELPDGYDTVVGELGNTLSGGQRQRLAIARALLKNAPILILDEATSALDSESERLVQDAIDHLMAGRTTLVIAHRLATIRRCDRIAVLSAGRIAELGTHEELHALGGIYRRLHDQQALLQPAPAA from the coding sequence GTGAGCAAACCGCATCGTCCTCCGCCGGCTTCGTCGGAGAGCTACTGGCGTCTTCTGCGCTACCTGCGGCCGTACGTTTGGCCGCGTTTCACGGTCGCGATCCTGTGCATGTTCGTCTTCAGCGCGACGGCGGGCTACCTGCCGTTCCTCATCCGAGACGTGTTCGACGACATCTTCTCGGACCAGAAATGGGCTGAGCTCACGTGGCTTCCGGCGATGGCGATCGGGCTCTTCGCGGTCCGAGGCGTTGCGACTTTCGGGTACACCTACCTGATCGAGTGGGTGGGGCAGCGGATTATCGAAGACCTGCGCAACGACATCAACCTGCGTGTGCAGCGTCTGCCCATCTCGTTCTTCAATCGGACCCCGGCGGGGACCCTGGTGTCGCGCGCCACGAGTGACGTGACCCGCGTCAACTCTGCGCTCACGCAGACGACGATCTCGATGCTCCGGGATTCGACGACCCTAATCGTCGTCGTCGGAGCCGCGTTCGCTCTGGACTGGGTGCTCGCGATCATCGCGTTCGTTGGATTTCCGCTCGCGGTCGGTCCCGTCATGAAGCTGGGGCAGCGACTGCGGGGCTACGCCGCTCGCGGCCAAGAGAGCCTGGATGTCCTCGCTTCGCTGCTTCAGGAAACCGCGCAGGGCAACCGAGTGGTGAAGGCCTTCGGGATGGAGGAGTACGAGAAGGAGCGCTTCGGCGCTGAAGCCGATCGTCTCTTCTCACACGCGATGAAGGCGACTCAGTCGCGCGCGCTCATCCAGCCCATCATGGAGATGCTCGGCGCGGTCGGGATGGGCGCGGTCATCTACTACGGCGGCTACAGCGTGCTGTCGGGGACGCGCACCCAGGGCGATTTCCTCGGCTTTATGACGGCCCTCGTGCTGGTCTACGACCCGTTCAAGGGCCTTGCGAAGGCAACCGCCGAGGTGCAGCGCGGAATGGCGTCTGCTGAGCGCGTGTTCGCCATCCTCGACGAACCGGTGGAGATCGAAGAAGTCGCGGGTGCGCCTGCTCTCGCCCCGCTTGCCGAAGAGATCCGTCTCGAAGGAGTCCGCTTCCGCTATCCGCCCCGCGTCGGCGGCACGGAGGCGGCGGCTGAGATCGAGGGCCGCCCGGAACGCCCCCACGGCGCGTATGCGATCGATGGGATCGACCTGGTGCTACCCCGGGGGGAGGCGCTCGCGCTCGTTGGCCCCAGCGGCGGCGGGAAGTCGACTCTCGCGGATCTCATTCCCCGCTTTCAGGATCCTACGGAGGGGCGGGTGGCGATCGACGGTGTTGATCTGCGCGACGTCGAGATCGCGTCTCTTCGATCGCAGATCGGGATCGTCACGCAGATGACGTTCCTCTTCAACGACACCGTCCGGGCGAACATCGCGTATGGTCTGACCGACCCGGACGAGAGTGCGGTCGAGGCGGCGGCCCGGGCCGCGCACGCGCACGAGTTCATCTGTGAGCTTCCCGACGGGTACGACACGGTCGTGGGAGAGCTCGGCAACACCCTCTCGGGTGGCCAGCGTCAGCGCCTCGCGATCGCCCGCGCTCTTCTGAAGAACGCGCCTATCCTGATTCTCGACGAGGCGACGTCTGCGCTCGACTCGGAGTCCGAGCGGCTGGTTCAGGACGCGATCGATCACCTCATGGCAGGCCGCACGACACTCGTGATCGCACACCGCCTCGCCACGATCCGTCGCTGCGACCGGATCGCCGTCCTGTCGGCGGGTCGAATCGCCGAGCTTGGGACACACGAGGAACTGCACGCACTCGGCGGGATCTACCGGCGGTTGCACGATCAGCAGGCGCTCCTTCAGCCGGCACCTGCGGCCTGA
- a CDS encoding glycosyltransferase: MDTIRICIGTERRTIVAQKVLEYSILANVAPGAQVEFDRLEGGDWAGSGPEQQYTGFSFLRWTIPERVGWRGKAIYLDADMLCLGDVSKLWAADETWPSDGACVWCTSYRRQRRVRWLPFLKRSDPTPETSVMLIDCGKAKGRLLSLEEIELRMVGDEDLARYREVMHLSYLDPPPVEIPQWWNLMDGWGRRTDGFEDERAQLLHFTDVPKQPWYFPDHPKRHVWEEYLEAALAAGYVTPAEIADACDRFTMEAGRPDGMHAYWRKYAG; encoded by the coding sequence ATGGACACGATCCGCATCTGCATCGGCACCGAACGGCGGACGATTGTCGCGCAGAAGGTGCTCGAGTACAGCATCCTCGCGAACGTAGCTCCCGGCGCCCAGGTGGAGTTCGATCGCCTCGAAGGCGGCGACTGGGCGGGCAGCGGTCCGGAGCAGCAGTACACGGGTTTCTCCTTCCTGCGTTGGACGATCCCTGAGCGCGTCGGCTGGCGGGGCAAGGCCATCTACCTCGACGCGGACATGCTCTGTCTGGGCGACGTTTCCAAACTCTGGGCGGCCGATGAGACATGGCCGTCGGACGGGGCCTGTGTTTGGTGCACGAGCTATCGCCGGCAACGTCGAGTGCGCTGGCTGCCGTTTCTCAAGCGGTCCGATCCGACCCCGGAGACGTCGGTCATGCTGATTGACTGCGGAAAGGCGAAGGGGCGGCTCCTGTCCCTCGAAGAGATCGAACTGCGCATGGTCGGAGACGAGGATCTCGCGCGCTACCGCGAGGTCATGCATCTCTCGTACCTCGACCCGCCACCGGTCGAGATTCCGCAGTGGTGGAATCTTATGGACGGTTGGGGTCGGCGGACCGACGGGTTCGAGGATGAGCGGGCGCAGCTGCTGCACTTCACCGACGTGCCGAAGCAGCCGTGGTACTTCCCAGACCATCCGAAGCGTCACGTCTGGGAGGAGTACCTCGAGGCGGCTCTCGCTGCGGGCTACGTCACCCCGGCCGAGATCGCGGACGCGTGTGATCGCTTTACGATGGAAGCCGGCCGCCCCGACGGTATGCACGCGTACTGGCGGAAGTACGCCGGCTAG
- a CDS encoding glycosyltransferase family 29 protein, producing the protein MTVPYPLPALYWMWRQRALDIRTWEDVATDLPIDGARIAIVGNAGYLADLDQGERIDDNDLVLRMNNFEVSGFETAVGSRVDLYMSNFYVPDIDFTNPDIARARWILSSRPNIFRKPKQNNLDLRYGEQLTEGLERIGATTAYAPSLPYIQDVAAQLKNTPTTGMMALVLATDMLLPRCKSIYVTGFSFFEGKSHYFREANTTAFRNHNISSEKTILAKRLAPHIETGRVVCDPTVAKHLGFES; encoded by the coding sequence GTGACCGTTCCCTACCCGCTGCCCGCCCTGTACTGGATGTGGCGGCAACGAGCTCTCGACATCCGCACCTGGGAGGACGTTGCGACCGACCTTCCCATCGACGGCGCCCGGATCGCGATTGTGGGGAACGCGGGCTATCTCGCCGATCTCGACCAGGGCGAGCGGATCGACGACAACGACCTCGTGCTGCGCATGAACAACTTCGAGGTGAGCGGCTTTGAGACCGCCGTCGGCAGCCGCGTCGACCTCTACATGTCGAACTTCTACGTCCCCGACATCGACTTCACGAACCCCGACATCGCGCGGGCTCGGTGGATCCTCTCGTCACGGCCCAACATCTTCCGGAAGCCCAAGCAGAACAACCTCGACCTCCGGTACGGCGAGCAACTTACCGAAGGCCTGGAACGCATCGGTGCGACGACGGCCTACGCCCCCAGCCTTCCCTACATCCAAGACGTAGCGGCACAACTGAAGAACACGCCGACGACCGGCATGATGGCCCTCGTCCTCGCGACTGACATGCTGCTGCCCCGATGCAAATCGATCTATGTGACCGGCTTCTCGTTCTTCGAAGGGAAGAGCCACTACTTCCGCGAGGCCAACACGACGGCGTTCCGGAACCACAACATCTCGTCCGAAAAGACGATCCTCGCCAAACGACTCGCGCCGCACATCGAGACGGGTCGCGTCGTCTGCGACCCGACGGTCGCGAAACACCTCGGGTTCGAAAGCTAG
- a CDS encoding glycosyltransferase, with protein MSKPEIALLVSTYQRPAHLERALASIALQRGVSDEMEVVVTDDGSTDETASIVSRFTETAAFPVKFTTHPHVAFQLSRCRNQGVAATEAPYLLFLDGDCILPPDHVRIHLDNRRPNTVMAGACLRLEEEASKTVTVESIGTGDFMNLGSAKEKRWLAKLRRQGWFYEAVNHPTKPRLFGNNIGIWRTDYKRVNGYDERFEGWGCEDDDLRLRLRSAGVRIRSILGHTFTYHLWHPNESTNPTHWRQGPNVAYLRRAARLTRCRNGLVKRGIDDVRVSVANGADHLTPVAGLLPPEVEPNGLDPEVEVLVLPGDGNFRGGSDARLLVILDECSQARKLARKAHLVLSDLPAGKLPEGEQLPLERLDWVLREFL; from the coding sequence ATGTCGAAGCCCGAGATCGCCCTGCTCGTCTCGACCTACCAGCGCCCTGCGCACCTCGAACGAGCCTTAGCCTCGATCGCCCTCCAACGAGGAGTAAGCGACGAGATGGAAGTTGTCGTCACCGACGATGGCTCGACGGACGAAACCGCCTCGATCGTGAGCCGGTTCACTGAGACGGCCGCCTTCCCGGTCAAGTTCACGACGCACCCGCACGTCGCGTTTCAGCTGTCCCGCTGCCGCAACCAAGGCGTTGCGGCCACCGAGGCTCCGTACCTGCTGTTTCTCGACGGCGACTGCATCCTGCCGCCCGACCACGTCCGCATCCATCTCGATAACCGCCGTCCGAACACCGTGATGGCCGGCGCCTGCCTCCGGCTCGAAGAAGAGGCTTCCAAGACGGTGACGGTCGAATCGATCGGCACGGGCGACTTCATGAACCTCGGTTCGGCGAAAGAGAAGCGCTGGCTCGCCAAACTCCGAAGGCAGGGCTGGTTCTACGAGGCGGTCAACCACCCGACCAAGCCTCGTCTGTTCGGCAACAACATCGGCATCTGGCGCACCGACTACAAGCGGGTCAACGGGTACGACGAGCGGTTTGAAGGCTGGGGCTGCGAAGACGACGATCTGCGACTGCGACTGCGCAGCGCCGGCGTTCGAATCCGATCGATCCTCGGCCACACGTTCACGTACCACCTCTGGCATCCCAACGAGTCCACGAATCCGACCCACTGGCGCCAGGGCCCCAACGTCGCATACCTACGACGCGCCGCCCGCCTCACCCGCTGCCGAAACGGCCTCGTGAAGCGCGGCATCGACGATGTCCGCGTCAGCGTTGCCAACGGTGCCGACCACCTAACCCCGGTCGCCGGGCTCCTGCCCCCCGAGGTCGAGCCGAACGGCCTCGATCCCGAGGTGGAAGTGCTGGTCCTGCCGGGCGACGGAAACTTCCGCGGCGGCTCCGACGCGCGCCTCCTGGTGATCCTCGACGAGTGCAGCCAGGCCCGAAAACTCGCACGCAAAGCCCACCTCGTGCTGTCCGATCTTCCCGCAGGCAAACTGCCCGAAGGGGAGCAGCTCCCGCTCGAACGCCTGGACTGGGTCCTGCGCGAGTTCCTTTAG
- a CDS encoding hotdog domain-containing protein: MHPDLQTLAEATPAPSAPLQRIADALKRLARFVLSTRDEGTILEPIAAELERVCAALPEASKPQGGKRQATRFHPEDLPKPNARLVNARGTHPLVGTVNPVAPPIDLHARDYQVLGDVEFDLRFEGNVGWVHGGFVAAGFDIVLVAAGRLSGHAGPTGTLQVRFEKPTPVGKALRYVAWFEKMEGRKIFVRAELRPREGEEVLAQASAVLIRFS, encoded by the coding sequence ATGCACCCCGACCTGCAGACCCTCGCAGAGGCGACGCCTGCGCCTTCGGCACCCCTCCAGCGGATCGCAGACGCGCTGAAACGACTCGCGCGCTTCGTGCTTTCGACGCGAGACGAAGGGACCATTCTCGAACCGATCGCAGCGGAGTTGGAACGAGTGTGCGCGGCGCTCCCCGAGGCGTCCAAGCCGCAGGGGGGCAAGCGACAGGCAACCCGCTTCCATCCCGAAGATCTCCCGAAGCCGAATGCGCGGCTGGTCAATGCGCGCGGCACCCACCCACTGGTCGGAACCGTCAATCCGGTAGCCCCGCCGATCGATCTGCACGCCAGGGACTATCAGGTCTTGGGCGACGTCGAGTTCGACCTCCGCTTCGAGGGGAACGTCGGCTGGGTGCACGGAGGCTTCGTCGCCGCCGGCTTCGACATCGTCCTCGTCGCGGCCGGACGGCTCTCGGGCCACGCCGGGCCGACCGGCACTCTGCAGGTCCGGTTCGAGAAGCCGACCCCGGTGGGAAAAGCCCTGCGCTACGTCGCCTGGTTCGAGAAGATGGAAGGCCGCAAGATCTTCGTCCGCGCCGAACTCCGCCCACGCGAAGGCGAAGAGGTGCTGGCGCAGGCGAGTGCGGTCTTGATCCGGTTTTCCTAG
- a CDS encoding MFS transporter, whose amino-acid sequence MTTEEEKPFAPSSSYSVYVLVVLLLAYILNFVDRQVLALVAEDVKADMGLTDSQLGWLLGPAFVLFYTIAGLPLARLADMTSRKQVVAVGLVLWSAMTAVCGAAANFPQLLLARFGVGIGEAAGTPPSHSLISDYFPPERRATALGIYGWGIFVGTGFGFVLGGILLEAFNWRTAFYVAGLAGLPVALLLGLTVREPPPGASEGIVEAESPSVKEVMRTLFTRRSFPMLMVAASCQAFLGYTVLSWGATYLRRVFELSGRDAGIQFGLAAAISGAVGVTVGGLLADRLARRDARWFTWISAISSITALPFALGFAWAPTAGLAIAAFIPFYALNNLYVSSLWTLVQNLVSPRMRSTAAATQLGILNIVGLGVGPLVAGYVSQVLEPTYGVDGLRVALTIAAVVGAAAAIFFLLSGRTLRADLERASQKAS is encoded by the coding sequence ATGACGACCGAAGAAGAAAAACCGTTCGCACCCTCCAGCAGCTACTCGGTCTACGTCCTGGTCGTTTTGCTGCTCGCGTACATTCTGAACTTCGTCGATCGTCAGGTCCTTGCCCTCGTGGCGGAGGACGTGAAAGCCGACATGGGCCTCACCGACTCGCAGCTGGGCTGGCTGCTCGGTCCCGCGTTCGTGTTGTTCTACACCATCGCCGGGCTCCCGCTGGCGCGCCTCGCCGACATGACCTCTCGCAAGCAGGTGGTCGCCGTCGGCCTCGTGTTGTGGAGCGCGATGACCGCGGTCTGCGGCGCCGCGGCGAACTTCCCCCAGCTGCTGCTGGCGCGGTTCGGTGTCGGAATCGGCGAGGCCGCGGGAACGCCCCCTTCACACTCCCTCATCTCCGACTACTTCCCACCGGAGAGACGCGCGACGGCCCTCGGCATCTACGGCTGGGGCATCTTCGTAGGGACCGGGTTTGGTTTCGTGCTCGGCGGGATCCTGCTCGAGGCCTTCAATTGGCGGACGGCCTTCTACGTCGCAGGACTGGCCGGCCTTCCTGTCGCACTCCTCCTCGGCCTCACCGTCCGGGAGCCTCCTCCTGGCGCGTCGGAGGGCATCGTCGAGGCGGAGAGCCCGAGCGTGAAGGAGGTCATGCGCACGCTGTTCACCCGGCGGTCCTTCCCAATGCTGATGGTGGCCGCGTCCTGTCAGGCGTTCCTCGGTTACACCGTGCTCTCCTGGGGAGCGACCTACCTGCGGCGGGTCTTCGAACTCTCCGGGCGGGACGCGGGGATCCAGTTCGGACTCGCGGCTGCCATCTCCGGCGCCGTCGGCGTGACCGTGGGCGGCCTCCTCGCAGACCGACTCGCCCGTCGGGACGCCCGTTGGTTCACGTGGATCTCGGCAATCAGTTCGATCACAGCCCTCCCCTTCGCGCTCGGGTTCGCGTGGGCGCCCACGGCCGGACTCGCGATCGCCGCGTTCATCCCGTTCTACGCGCTGAACAATCTGTATGTGAGCTCGCTGTGGACTCTCGTGCAGAATCTCGTGTCCCCGCGCATGCGCTCCACGGCCGCGGCGACCCAGCTCGGGATCCTCAACATCGTGGGCCTCGGCGTCGGCCCGCTCGTCGCCGGGTACGTGAGTCAGGTGCTCGAACCGACGTACGGCGTCGACGGGCTGCGGGTCGCACTCACTATCGCCGCGGTCGTGGGTGCGGCGGCGGCGATCTTCTTCCTCCTGTCCGGCCGCACGTTGCGCGCTGACCTCGAGCGCGCTTCGCAGAAGGCCAGCTGA
- a CDS encoding phosphatase PAP2 family protein → MRRNHRHLLRLATVLAMFLAVSLAAAAAPSEPLLAREAPDWAELIGPPPAPDSRQAHEDLAILLWVQRTRSKSDADRIWAAVSPGVGSFQQAIGTILLPEQYPKLYAAVQDALDASTPVFSTLKSKWKRPRPTSIDPRVEPCTPTPSSGSYPSGTAMLGVVAGRLLADLIPTRQEGIRARADEIAELRVAAGVHFPTDVEAGSKLGEALADEILASEGWASRRAALADELAILENRLQGAGTR, encoded by the coding sequence ATGCGTCGGAATCATCGGCATCTTCTTCGGCTCGCGACGGTCCTGGCGATGTTCCTGGCGGTCTCCTTGGCCGCGGCGGCGGCTCCAAGCGAGCCCCTACTCGCACGGGAAGCTCCGGATTGGGCCGAACTCATCGGGCCTCCTCCGGCGCCGGACTCACGCCAGGCCCACGAGGATCTCGCCATCCTGCTGTGGGTCCAGCGCACGCGCTCCAAGTCCGACGCCGATCGCATCTGGGCCGCGGTGTCCCCAGGCGTCGGTTCGTTCCAGCAGGCGATCGGCACGATACTGCTCCCGGAGCAGTACCCCAAGCTCTACGCGGCCGTGCAGGACGCCCTCGACGCTTCCACCCCGGTGTTCAGCACACTCAAGAGCAAGTGGAAGCGGCCGCGGCCCACGAGCATCGATCCGCGTGTGGAGCCCTGCACGCCAACACCGAGCAGCGGCTCGTATCCGAGTGGAACCGCGATGCTCGGCGTCGTTGCAGGCCGACTCCTCGCTGACCTGATCCCGACGCGTCAGGAGGGCATCCGAGCGCGAGCGGACGAGATCGCCGAACTTCGCGTCGCCGCCGGCGTCCACTTCCCGACCGACGTCGAGGCCGGATCCAAGCTCGGGGAGGCCCTCGCGGACGAGATCCTGGCGTCCGAAGGCTGGGCGAGCCGCCGCGCGGCTCTCGCAGACGAACTCGCGATTCTCGAAAACCGCCTCCAAGGTGCCGGCACCCGATGA
- a CDS encoding DUF2889 domain-containing protein, with protein sequence MNAGMASVPQIYHRTKEVNIYPAEVDRFLIEAILHDEVHDVHAEVQILHPSLEIVTARSEIRNGPFTNVCNMTHPNIEKLVGMKNTCLSYDERNEAIIEEKTKPLRLREQRMPTREMD encoded by the coding sequence ATGAACGCGGGCATGGCCAGCGTTCCCCAGATCTACCACCGCACCAAAGAAGTGAACATCTACCCGGCCGAAGTCGACCGGTTTCTGATCGAGGCCATCTTGCACGACGAGGTCCACGACGTTCACGCCGAGGTGCAGATCCTACACCCGTCTCTGGAAATCGTCACCGCCCGGAGCGAGATCCGAAATGGACCCTTCACGAACGTCTGCAACATGACGCACCCAAACATCGAAAAGCTGGTCGGGATGAAAAACACCTGCCTCTCCTACGACGAGCGCAACGAGGCGATCATCGAGGAGAAGACGAAGCCTCTTCGGCTCCGCGAGCAGCGAATGCCGACCCGCGAGATGGATTGA
- a CDS encoding enoyl-CoA hydratase-related protein, whose product MTNPAVVLDTGTEELLATLEDGVAVLTLNRPAVRNALSDTLSPAIRRMIAQLAADERARAVVVTGAGTAFCAGGDVKGMGGRTKREDGPQTPDAVTAELTERQQTLTGALYALPKPTIAALPGPAAGAGLAIALACDLRLAAPNAFITTGYANIGLSGDYGTSFFLTQLIGTARARELFFTAKRVDAKTCAELGIVNRVVEADHLQEATMTLAKSLAAGPTVAFRLMKENLDRALRADLNTCLEREAHALVESAQTADHGEAVRAFIEKRTPRFQGR is encoded by the coding sequence ATGACGAACCCAGCCGTGGTGCTCGACACCGGAACCGAGGAACTACTCGCGACACTCGAGGACGGAGTCGCCGTACTCACGTTGAACCGGCCCGCGGTACGCAATGCGCTGTCCGATACTCTGAGCCCCGCGATTCGGCGCATGATCGCGCAGCTCGCGGCGGACGAGCGGGCCCGCGCCGTCGTGGTCACCGGAGCGGGGACGGCCTTCTGCGCCGGTGGCGACGTGAAGGGCATGGGCGGCCGCACGAAGCGCGAGGACGGCCCACAGACGCCGGACGCGGTGACCGCCGAGCTCACCGAGCGACAACAGACGCTCACCGGCGCCCTCTACGCGCTCCCCAAGCCCACGATCGCCGCCCTACCGGGGCCGGCTGCCGGCGCCGGGCTTGCAATCGCTCTCGCGTGCGACCTCCGACTCGCGGCGCCGAACGCGTTCATCACCACCGGCTACGCGAACATCGGCCTGTCGGGCGATTACGGTACCAGCTTTTTCCTGACGCAACTCATCGGCACCGCGCGCGCACGCGAGCTGTTCTTCACCGCCAAACGTGTCGACGCGAAAACCTGCGCCGAGCTCGGCATCGTGAATCGCGTCGTCGAGGCCGACCATCTCCAGGAGGCGACGATGACGCTTGCAAAGAGTCTTGCCGCCGGACCGACCGTCGCGTTTCGCCTGATGAAGGAAAACCTCGATCGGGCGCTCCGCGCCGATCTCAACACGTGCCTCGAGCGAGAAGCGCATGCTCTCGTCGAGTCGGCTCAGACGGCCGATCACGGCGAAGCGGTGCGCGCGTTCATCGAAAAACGGACGCCACGTTTTCAGGGCCGCTGA